From the Burkholderia mayonis genome, one window contains:
- a CDS encoding NAD(P)/FAD-dependent oxidoreductase, with translation MINAFARRADELARRSYYEATATRPADDDPVLDDALDVDVCVIGAGFAGLSAALDCRARGLSVAVLDAYRPGWGASGRNGGQMIAGFAKDGEIERQLRIEGAREAWALSLDAVALVEERIARYGIDCDFTRGYLTVATHPRRVPELRRWMDDAASHWGHPSLEWLDADEIRARIASPRYLAGVHDPLSGHLHPLKYCIGLADAARREGARLFAHTPALEVVRGARPVVRTPTGEVRCRHVVACCNAGPGGVLPAATAARIAPIASYIIATEALGADRANALIPQREAVCDNNFFLDYFRLSADHRMLFGGRADSAGASPDALVDAIRRRMVGAFPQLADVCIEFAWGGFVDVTRNRAPDFGAIDPNYFYLQGFSGHGVALTGIAGRVVANAIAGDTHAFDLFARLRHRRFPGGPAWRRPALEIGMLYQRLRELLF, from the coding sequence ATGATCAACGCCTTCGCCCGCCGCGCCGACGAACTCGCACGCCGCTCGTATTACGAAGCCACCGCCACCCGCCCGGCCGACGACGACCCGGTGCTCGACGACGCGCTCGACGTCGACGTCTGCGTGATCGGCGCCGGGTTCGCCGGTCTGTCGGCCGCGCTCGACTGCCGCGCGCGCGGCTTGTCGGTCGCCGTGCTCGACGCGTATCGGCCGGGCTGGGGCGCATCGGGCAGGAACGGCGGACAGATGATCGCGGGCTTCGCCAAGGACGGCGAAATCGAGCGCCAGCTCCGCATCGAAGGCGCCCGCGAAGCATGGGCGCTGTCGCTCGACGCCGTCGCGCTCGTCGAAGAGCGCATCGCGCGCTACGGAATCGACTGCGACTTCACACGCGGCTACCTGACGGTCGCGACGCATCCGCGTCGCGTGCCAGAATTGCGGCGGTGGATGGACGATGCGGCATCGCACTGGGGGCATCCGTCGCTCGAATGGCTCGATGCCGATGAGATTCGCGCGCGCATCGCGTCGCCGCGTTATCTCGCGGGCGTTCACGATCCGCTGTCCGGTCATCTGCATCCGCTCAAGTACTGCATCGGCCTCGCCGATGCGGCGCGACGCGAAGGCGCGCGGCTGTTCGCGCACACCCCGGCGCTCGAAGTCGTACGCGGCGCGCGGCCCGTCGTGCGCACGCCAACGGGCGAAGTGCGCTGCCGTCACGTCGTCGCGTGCTGCAACGCGGGCCCGGGCGGCGTGCTGCCCGCCGCGACGGCCGCGCGCATCGCGCCGATCGCGTCGTACATCATCGCGACCGAAGCGCTCGGCGCTGATCGCGCGAACGCACTGATTCCGCAGCGCGAAGCGGTCTGCGACAACAACTTCTTTCTCGATTACTTCCGGCTGTCCGCCGATCACCGGATGCTGTTCGGAGGCCGCGCGGACTCGGCGGGCGCATCGCCCGACGCGCTCGTCGATGCGATTCGCCGCCGGATGGTCGGCGCGTTCCCGCAGCTCGCCGATGTGTGCATCGAATTCGCATGGGGCGGCTTCGTCGACGTGACGCGCAATCGCGCGCCGGATTTCGGCGCGATCGATCCGAACTACTTCTACCTTCAGGGTTTCAGCGGCCACGGCGTCGCGCTGACCGGCATCGCGGGCCGCGTCGTCGCGAACGCGATCGCGGGCGACACGCATGCATTCGATCTGTTTGCGCGCCTGCGGCATCGGCGCTTTCCCGGCGGCCCCGCATGGCGCCGGCCCGCACTCGAGATCGGGATGCTGTATCAACGCTTGCGCGAGCTGCTGTTCTGA
- a CDS encoding amino acid ABC transporter permease, giving the protein MTQFNLSMLLSGQYHAWLVSGFAMSLKLSALAFVFSLPLAIGIALLRLAPAAPLRALGQVYVESIRNVPLLAHMLFWYFGAPQLLPQAVKTWLYERNYEAASALIALVLYTVAYMAEDIRSGIRSIPKGQLEASRALGFGFVASMRLVILPQSLRVTVPPLVNQTLNLWKNSSIAMVIGVAELMYQAQQVESATFRGFESFAFATAAYLTVSIAITVFSVWYQRRFPVRSV; this is encoded by the coding sequence ATGACCCAATTCAATTTGTCGATGCTGCTGTCCGGGCAGTATCACGCATGGCTCGTCAGCGGCTTCGCGATGTCGCTCAAGCTGTCGGCGCTCGCGTTCGTGTTCTCGCTGCCGCTCGCGATCGGCATCGCGCTGTTGCGGCTCGCGCCTGCGGCGCCGCTGCGCGCGCTCGGCCAGGTTTACGTCGAGAGCATCCGCAACGTGCCGCTGCTCGCGCACATGCTGTTCTGGTATTTCGGCGCGCCGCAACTGCTGCCGCAAGCGGTGAAGACGTGGCTCTACGAGCGCAACTACGAAGCGGCGAGCGCGCTGATCGCGCTCGTGCTGTATACGGTCGCGTACATGGCCGAGGACATCCGCAGCGGCATCCGCTCGATTCCGAAAGGACAGCTCGAGGCGAGCCGCGCGCTCGGCTTCGGCTTCGTCGCGTCGATGCGGCTCGTGATCCTGCCGCAATCGTTGCGCGTGACGGTGCCGCCGCTCGTCAACCAGACGCTCAATCTGTGGAAGAACTCGAGCATCGCGATGGTGATCGGCGTCGCCGAGCTGATGTATCAGGCGCAGCAGGTCGAGAGCGCGACGTTCCGGGGCTTCGAATCGTTTGCGTTCGCGACGGCCGCGTATCTGACGGTGTCGATCGCGATCACCGTGTTTTCCGTGTGGTATCAGCGCCGCTTTCCGGTGCGGAGCGTGTAG
- a CDS encoding methyl-accepting chemotaxis protein, whose protein sequence is MKLFSDLKIGARLIVLILAALVALCGITGFGIYESRRVYTAASYSTVNTVPSFVILDDTQLAFDSMLLLVNQHVFSTNADQAKDLEQKIAQQQREIDNQFAKYEPLLSNDKDKAMLATDRALMSQLDAVRDNVLALSRDGKKQEAGDLMGTRMTEIAQQTNAALAAHRAFNVDLGQAGSNEAKDIIDRAVTLEASAAAVVLAVVLWLGVLISRSITKPMGDAVKFARTVADGDLTTHIDATSKDETGQLLKALADMNDSLKRIVERVRMGSDAVATASGQIASGNLDLSSRTEEQAASLQETASSMEELTSTVRQNAENAQQASGLASNASDVALRGSTVVGQVVDTMTDISERSSKIAEIIGIIEGIAFQTNILALNAAVEAARAGEQGRGFAVVAGEVRGLAQRSSSAAKEIKELISASVQKIRDGSALADEAGKTMAEVTQAVARVTDIMGEIAAASAEQSRGIDQVNLAITQMDQVTQQNAALVEEAAAASQSLEDQGRELKQAVAFFRVEGVTMEPAMQHRRKASPTSAPRAVHATRAADTMKPAVRAAAAPVAPVATASVARAAAVSDANADWETF, encoded by the coding sequence ATGAAACTCTTTTCCGACCTGAAGATCGGCGCTCGGCTGATCGTGCTGATCCTCGCCGCGCTCGTCGCCCTGTGCGGCATCACCGGATTCGGCATCTACGAGAGCCGCCGCGTCTACACCGCAGCCAGCTATTCGACAGTCAACACCGTGCCGAGCTTCGTCATCCTTGACGATACGCAACTCGCATTCGATTCGATGTTGCTGCTCGTGAATCAGCACGTATTTTCGACGAACGCCGATCAGGCGAAGGATCTCGAACAGAAGATCGCGCAGCAGCAGCGCGAGATCGACAACCAGTTCGCGAAATACGAGCCGCTGCTGTCCAACGACAAGGACAAGGCGATGCTCGCGACCGATCGCGCGCTGATGAGCCAGCTCGACGCGGTGCGCGACAACGTGCTCGCGCTGTCGCGCGACGGCAAGAAGCAGGAGGCGGGCGACCTGATGGGCACGCGGATGACCGAGATCGCACAGCAGACGAATGCGGCGCTCGCGGCACATCGCGCGTTCAACGTCGATCTCGGGCAGGCCGGCTCGAACGAGGCGAAGGACATCATCGATCGCGCGGTGACGCTCGAGGCGTCCGCGGCGGCCGTCGTGCTCGCGGTCGTGTTGTGGCTCGGCGTGCTGATTTCGCGTTCGATCACGAAGCCGATGGGCGACGCAGTGAAGTTCGCGCGTACCGTCGCCGACGGCGACCTGACGACGCACATCGATGCGACGTCGAAGGACGAAACGGGGCAACTGCTGAAAGCGCTCGCCGACATGAACGACAGCCTGAAGCGCATCGTTGAGCGCGTGCGCATGGGCAGCGACGCGGTTGCGACCGCGTCCGGGCAGATCGCGTCCGGCAACCTCGACCTGTCGTCGCGCACCGAGGAGCAGGCGGCATCGCTGCAGGAAACCGCATCGAGCATGGAGGAGCTCACGTCGACTGTCCGGCAGAACGCGGAGAACGCGCAGCAGGCGAGCGGGCTCGCGTCCAATGCGTCGGACGTCGCGCTGCGCGGCAGTACGGTCGTTGGCCAGGTCGTCGACACGATGACCGACATCAGTGAGCGTTCGTCGAAGATCGCGGAGATCATCGGCATCATCGAAGGAATCGCGTTCCAGACCAACATCCTCGCGCTCAATGCGGCCGTCGAGGCGGCGCGCGCGGGCGAGCAGGGGCGCGGCTTCGCGGTCGTCGCGGGCGAGGTGCGCGGCCTCGCGCAGCGCTCGTCGAGCGCGGCGAAGGAGATCAAGGAACTGATCAGCGCGTCGGTGCAGAAGATTCGCGACGGCTCCGCGCTTGCCGACGAAGCGGGCAAGACGATGGCCGAGGTCACGCAAGCGGTCGCGCGCGTGACCGACATCATGGGCGAGATCGCGGCCGCGTCGGCAGAACAGAGCCGCGGCATCGACCAAGTCAATCTCGCGATCACGCAGATGGATCAGGTCACGCAGCAGAATGCCGCATTGGTCGAAGAAGCGGCGGCCGCGTCGCAATCGCTCGAAGACCAGGGGCGCGAGCTGAAGCAGGCGGTCGCGTTCTTCCGGGTCGAGGGTGTGACGATGGAGCCGGCGATGCAGCATCGTCGGAAGGCGTCGCCGACATCGGCGCCGCGCGCCGTGCACGCGACGCGCGCCGCCGACACCATGAAGCCGGCTGTTCGCGCGGCTGCGGCGCCCGTGGCGCCTGTGGCAACCGCTTCAGTCGCGCGTGCGGCAGCTGTGTCCGACGCGAACGCGGACTGGGAAACGTTCTGA
- a CDS encoding pyrroline-5-carboxylate reductase family protein produces MAEQIELSKAIGGDGMTSQRIGIVGAGHLGVALASRLIDVGFDRGNVWLGHRGSQKSYTTSATSGVEDRLVDVDAVMQNCDVILYTVRPIDYGMISNYKLRDGQIIISFLAGVSLSRLSGVVHGSGSIARAIISAPDTISSGQALGVTCGDMNENARDLFESMVAHILNLQSDNHFESITVLGACLPFILMYCDFIGAAVSDREILKCAEEYGLGEWGGVIDWARRVRHVNLKKNEIEDYVNQCATPGGIAESIMNSLRLHGDFARTVREGIEHAQTMLCVQLEKHGSIGLGGHV; encoded by the coding sequence ATGGCAGAACAAATCGAACTTTCGAAGGCTATCGGAGGTGATGGGATGACGAGTCAAAGAATCGGAATTGTGGGTGCGGGGCACCTGGGGGTTGCTCTTGCGTCGCGCTTGATCGATGTTGGGTTCGACCGAGGAAATGTTTGGCTCGGACATCGCGGCTCTCAAAAATCGTATACGACGAGTGCAACATCGGGAGTCGAAGACCGTCTTGTAGACGTGGATGCGGTCATGCAGAATTGCGATGTGATTTTGTATACCGTACGACCGATAGATTATGGGATGATATCCAATTACAAATTGAGGGATGGACAGATAATCATCTCGTTTTTGGCTGGTGTTTCGCTTTCCAGATTGTCAGGCGTTGTGCATGGATCGGGGTCGATCGCTCGGGCGATTATAAGCGCACCGGATACGATTTCCAGCGGGCAGGCACTCGGTGTAACTTGCGGCGACATGAATGAAAACGCAAGGGATTTGTTCGAATCCATGGTGGCGCACATTTTGAATCTGCAATCCGATAATCATTTTGAGTCGATTACCGTGCTCGGTGCTTGTCTTCCGTTTATATTAATGTATTGCGATTTTATAGGGGCGGCTGTTAGTGACCGGGAAATATTGAAATGTGCTGAAGAATACGGGCTGGGTGAGTGGGGCGGGGTTATCGATTGGGCGAGGCGGGTTAGACATGTGAATTTAAAGAAAAATGAAATCGAGGATTATGTAAATCAATGCGCGACGCCAGGCGGTATTGCCGAAAGCATCATGAATTCGCTTCGTCTTCATGGGGATTTTGCAAGGACCGTTCGAGAAGGGATCGAACATGCTCAAACGATGCTTTGCGTTCAGCTGGAGAAACACGGATCCATCGGGCTTGGCGGGCACGTTTGA
- a CDS encoding TetR/AcrR family transcriptional regulator, with the protein MRYKTSQREQGAPKTPRTKPAEVRLEELMAAAEKLLLVQGVEATTINEIVELAEVAKGTFYHYFASKNELLEAMGQRYTAQYLSRLKEAVDACAADDWLGQLRAWIRTSIEAYVETYRTHDIVYIKHHHHERNNREKNAILDQLQGILSGGEQAGVWQLTQPRITALLIYSGVHGATDDVIAVQETDYSAFARAVTAVCLRVVGIADEVEAPKPRRRSR; encoded by the coding sequence ATGAGATACAAGACAAGCCAGCGGGAACAGGGAGCGCCCAAAACGCCCCGCACCAAGCCAGCCGAAGTACGTCTGGAAGAATTGATGGCGGCAGCCGAGAAGCTATTGTTGGTGCAAGGCGTTGAGGCCACCACGATCAATGAAATTGTTGAGTTGGCCGAAGTAGCCAAGGGCACCTTCTACCATTACTTCGCCTCGAAGAACGAACTCCTGGAGGCCATGGGGCAGCGCTACACCGCGCAATACCTCAGCCGCTTGAAAGAGGCCGTTGACGCTTGCGCGGCGGACGACTGGTTAGGTCAGCTACGTGCATGGATTCGGACGAGCATCGAAGCCTATGTAGAAACGTATCGCACGCACGACATCGTTTACATCAAGCATCACCATCACGAGCGAAACAATCGCGAGAAGAACGCCATTCTCGATCAGCTCCAGGGCATTCTCAGCGGCGGCGAACAAGCCGGCGTGTGGCAGTTGACGCAACCGCGCATTACGGCACTGTTGATCTATTCGGGCGTTCACGGCGCCACGGACGATGTTATCGCAGTGCAGGAAACAGATTATTCCGCATTCGCTCGAGCCGTCACCGCCGTTTGTCTGCGCGTGGTCGGCATTGCGGACGAGGTCGAAGCACCCAAGCCGCGCCGTCGGTCGCGATGA
- a CDS encoding NAD(P)/FAD-dependent oxidoreductase: MLQFINQPHAASYYAATVNDTTRHPSLEGTIDADVCVIGAGLTGVSAALNLAERGHSVAIIEASKVGWAASGRNGGQMIGGFACGIDTFEPYLNAGEVRQIWDMGLETLAIVKERIAKHAIDCALMPGYLTAANKPRDIDALRRWRDDAARRFGYDRFRYVERDALAQYVQSTRYLGGLFDPDSGHLHPLNYTLGLARAAVESGARLYEDSAATRISNEAGGHVVSTARGAVRAKFVVLACNTFLGALAPALSRKIMPVGTYVIATEPLGETRAQALMPARAAICDSRFALDYFRPAPDTRVLWGGKVSYSTREPRNLAEAMRRDMLKTFPQLADVKVDYAWGGFVDITMNRAPHFGRVSPTVYFAQGFSGHGVNTTGLAGKLIADAIDGQAARFDVFGKIRHRDFPGGTALRTPALVLAMAWYRLRDLL; the protein is encoded by the coding sequence ATGCTCCAGTTCATCAATCAACCGCACGCCGCGTCGTACTACGCGGCAACCGTCAACGACACCACCCGCCACCCGTCGCTGGAAGGCACGATCGACGCCGATGTCTGCGTGATCGGCGCAGGCCTCACCGGCGTATCGGCGGCGCTCAATCTCGCCGAGCGCGGCCATTCGGTCGCGATCATCGAGGCGTCGAAGGTCGGATGGGCGGCGAGCGGACGCAACGGCGGCCAGATGATCGGCGGCTTCGCGTGCGGCATCGACACGTTCGAGCCGTACCTGAATGCCGGCGAAGTCCGGCAGATCTGGGACATGGGGCTCGAAACGCTCGCGATCGTCAAAGAGCGCATCGCGAAGCACGCGATCGACTGCGCGCTGATGCCCGGCTATCTGACTGCCGCGAACAAGCCGCGCGACATCGACGCGCTGCGCCGCTGGCGCGACGACGCGGCGCGCCGCTTCGGCTACGATCGCTTTCGCTACGTCGAGCGCGACGCGCTCGCACAATACGTGCAATCGACCCGCTATCTCGGCGGCCTCTTCGATCCGGACAGCGGCCATCTGCATCCGCTCAACTACACGCTCGGGCTCGCGCGCGCGGCCGTCGAGAGCGGCGCGCGCCTCTACGAAGACAGCGCCGCGACGCGCATTTCGAACGAAGCCGGCGGCCACGTCGTGTCGACCGCGCGCGGCGCGGTCCGCGCGAAATTCGTCGTGCTCGCGTGCAACACGTTTCTCGGCGCGCTCGCGCCCGCGCTATCGCGCAAGATCATGCCGGTCGGCACCTACGTGATCGCGACCGAGCCGCTCGGCGAAACGCGCGCGCAAGCGCTGATGCCCGCGCGGGCGGCGATCTGCGACAGCCGCTTCGCGCTCGACTACTTCCGTCCCGCGCCCGACACGCGCGTTCTGTGGGGCGGCAAGGTCAGCTATTCGACGCGCGAGCCGCGCAATCTCGCCGAAGCGATGCGCCGCGACATGCTGAAGACGTTCCCGCAGCTCGCCGACGTGAAGGTCGACTATGCGTGGGGCGGCTTCGTCGACATCACGATGAATCGCGCGCCGCATTTCGGCCGCGTGTCGCCGACCGTCTATTTCGCGCAGGGGTTCTCGGGGCACGGCGTCAACACGACGGGGCTCGCGGGCAAGCTGATCGCCGACGCGATCGACGGGCAGGCCGCGCGCTTCGACGTATTCGGCAAGATCCGGCACCGCGACTTCCCCGGCGGTACGGCGCTCAGGACACCTGCGCTCGTGCTTGCGATGGCGTGGTATCGGTTGCGGGATCTGCTGTGA
- a CDS encoding MFS transporter produces the protein MINHQRYVLFALLLSGFVTIFDLFVVNIAIVNIEKTLHASYVELTMIIVAYELSFGLLLITGGRLGDLWGRRRAYQIGMLCFTASSVLCGLAPHAVVLIFARFLQGLSAAILFPQIYASIRADFDETGARRAFGYLGMTLGLAAIAGQVLGGLIISINLLELQWRAIFFINLPIGLVALAFSRHLRNTSIEQKKSLDWAGVALSSLGISVSLLPLLMSAVWGWSFKSYVLMLIGLGTLYLFMRHEIRYARNGHVPLINMKLLQERRFIKGSSLVMCIYATAGSFTLVFSIFLQSGLKLSPFEAGMTYVSTSIGFAISSLLMPRLISRSGPQVVSIGAVSYAASFIALILAVRYFPILERPWLLMPVLWTLGFTQGMVMTPLLNIVLANVQENFAGMAAGVVSTLQQVGAAFGVTAVSTILQMTLKKMSHLQEFSQLQSAFVYSMFFNVGAAVVASYILRKMLNQAQHV, from the coding sequence ATGATCAACCATCAACGCTATGTTTTATTCGCACTCTTGCTATCCGGATTCGTAACGATTTTCGATTTATTTGTTGTCAATATCGCGATCGTCAACATTGAAAAAACACTGCACGCAAGCTATGTAGAGCTGACGATGATTATCGTAGCCTATGAATTATCGTTCGGCCTCTTGCTCATCACCGGAGGAAGGCTGGGCGATCTATGGGGGCGCCGTCGAGCCTATCAGATCGGCATGCTGTGCTTCACGGCGTCATCGGTTCTTTGCGGACTCGCGCCTCACGCGGTGGTACTGATCTTCGCGCGCTTTTTACAAGGGCTGTCTGCCGCCATACTCTTTCCGCAAATCTACGCAAGCATCCGGGCAGATTTTGATGAAACCGGCGCCCGGCGGGCTTTCGGATACTTGGGAATGACGCTCGGGCTCGCTGCGATCGCGGGGCAAGTTCTAGGCGGCCTGATCATCTCGATCAATCTGCTGGAGTTGCAGTGGCGAGCTATCTTTTTTATCAACCTCCCCATCGGGTTGGTGGCGCTGGCTTTTTCTCGTCATTTACGGAACACGTCTATCGAGCAAAAAAAAAGCCTGGATTGGGCCGGCGTCGCTCTTTCGAGTCTGGGAATCTCCGTTTCACTGCTGCCTCTGCTAATGAGCGCGGTCTGGGGATGGAGCTTCAAAAGCTATGTCCTGATGTTGATCGGTCTGGGCACCTTGTATCTATTCATGCGTCACGAGATCCGGTACGCACGCAATGGCCACGTCCCTCTCATCAATATGAAGCTTCTCCAGGAAAGACGATTCATCAAGGGCTCGTCGTTGGTCATGTGCATCTATGCGACTGCCGGTTCATTCACGTTGGTGTTTTCGATTTTTCTTCAGTCCGGTTTGAAGCTAAGCCCGTTTGAAGCGGGAATGACCTATGTTTCGACCAGCATCGGATTTGCAATTTCATCGCTATTGATGCCCCGGCTAATCAGCCGATCCGGCCCCCAAGTCGTTTCCATTGGCGCAGTCTCTTACGCGGCAAGCTTCATCGCGCTAATACTCGCCGTGCGATATTTCCCTATCCTCGAACGGCCGTGGCTCCTGATGCCGGTACTGTGGACGCTGGGCTTTACTCAAGGCATGGTCATGACCCCTCTTTTGAATATCGTTTTGGCAAACGTCCAAGAAAATTTCGCGGGGATGGCCGCTGGAGTCGTTTCGACCTTGCAGCAGGTGGGCGCGGCATTTGGCGTAACGGCGGTCAGTACGATCCTGCAGATGACCTTAAAAAAAATGTCTCACCTGCAGGAATTCTCTCAACTGCAAAGCGCGTTCGTCTACAGCATGTTTTTCAACGTGGGGGCTGCTGTCGTCGCCAGCTATATCCTGCGGAAGATGTTGAATCAAGCGCAGCACGTTTGA
- a CDS encoding ABC transporter substrate-binding protein, with protein MPANTHQQVLVRFVRAAVLFTLASAAFHARADQLADIKAKGELVCGVLGTDEPFSYMKDPMSREIVGYDVDMCNAVAKSLGVKPVLKQLAVAARIPELQQGRVDLLAASLTHNKERESQIDFSMSTFITGQKAMVRKDSGIATLAQLSSKKILTVKGSTMETNIAATIKGADVVSFDTSPQALLALQQGKGAAYVNDETTLVGNLAKLGPAGKDYTLVPQNISTEHIALGIRKNEPAFRARVNKVLLGMEASGEAQKEFDKWFGPGTKMNFPPRSFKISTDRID; from the coding sequence ATGCCAGCAAACACCCATCAGCAAGTGCTTGTCCGGTTCGTCCGTGCAGCGGTTCTGTTCACGCTTGCATCGGCTGCATTTCACGCGCGGGCCGACCAGCTCGCCGACATCAAGGCGAAAGGCGAGCTCGTCTGCGGCGTGCTCGGCACCGACGAACCGTTCAGCTACATGAAGGATCCGATGAGCCGCGAGATCGTCGGCTACGACGTCGACATGTGCAACGCGGTCGCGAAGAGCCTCGGCGTGAAGCCGGTGCTCAAGCAGCTCGCGGTCGCCGCGCGGATTCCCGAGCTGCAGCAGGGCCGCGTCGATCTGCTCGCCGCGTCGCTCACGCACAACAAGGAGCGCGAGTCGCAAATCGACTTCTCGATGTCGACGTTCATCACAGGGCAGAAGGCGATGGTCCGCAAGGACAGCGGCATCGCGACGCTCGCGCAGCTATCGAGCAAGAAGATCCTGACCGTCAAGGGCTCGACGATGGAAACCAACATCGCCGCGACGATCAAGGGGGCGGACGTCGTGTCGTTCGACACGAGCCCGCAGGCGCTGCTCGCGCTGCAGCAGGGCAAGGGAGCCGCTTACGTCAACGACGAGACGACGCTCGTCGGCAATCTCGCGAAGCTCGGCCCGGCGGGCAAGGACTACACGCTCGTTCCGCAGAACATCTCGACCGAGCACATCGCGCTCGGCATCCGCAAGAACGAGCCCGCGTTCCGTGCGCGGGTGAACAAGGTGCTGCTTGGAATGGAAGCGAGCGGCGAAGCGCAGAAGGAATTCGACAAGTGGTTCGGACCGGGCACGAAGATGAATTTTCCGCCGCGCTCGTTCAAGATCTCCACCGACCGGATCGATTGA
- a CDS encoding amino acid ABC transporter permease has protein sequence MLDILQTYGLYYLVGQYPNGPLGGLALTLLLASSGLVFALPAGIALGLCRVSPFRALRWPATVLVYVVRGTPLLMVVFWAYFLLPSVTGHRTDQFGTMLTALVIFDGAYLAEIVRAGIQGLPRGQMESARALGLSYLQAMTLVILPQALRNMLPSLVSQLVSTIKETSLGYIISLPEVSWVAGQISTQAITQSAQVYLLLGFSYFVMCFGLTRCAFLLERRLASRAPVKA, from the coding sequence ATGCTCGACATCCTGCAAACCTACGGCCTCTACTACCTCGTCGGCCAATATCCGAACGGACCGCTCGGCGGGCTCGCGCTCACGCTGCTGCTCGCGTCGTCGGGCCTCGTGTTCGCGCTGCCCGCCGGCATCGCGCTCGGGCTGTGCCGCGTCAGTCCGTTCCGCGCGCTTCGCTGGCCGGCGACCGTGCTCGTCTACGTCGTGCGCGGCACGCCGCTCCTGATGGTCGTGTTCTGGGCGTACTTCCTGCTGCCATCGGTGACGGGGCACCGTACGGACCAGTTCGGCACGATGCTCACTGCGCTCGTGATCTTCGACGGCGCGTATCTCGCCGAGATCGTGCGCGCGGGTATCCAGGGGCTGCCGCGCGGGCAGATGGAAAGCGCGCGGGCGCTGGGCTTGTCGTATCTGCAGGCGATGACGCTCGTGATCTTGCCGCAGGCGCTGCGCAACATGCTGCCGTCGCTCGTCAGTCAGCTCGTGTCGACGATCAAGGAGACGTCGCTCGGCTACATCATCAGCCTGCCCGAAGTATCGTGGGTCGCCGGGCAGATCAGCACGCAGGCGATCACGCAGTCCGCGCAGGTCTATCTGCTGCTCGGCTTCAGCTACTTCGTGATGTGCTTCGGCCTGACTCGCTGCGCGTTCCTGCTCGAGCGGCGGCTCGCGTCGCGTGCTCCGGTGAAGGCGTGA